A window of Nicotiana sylvestris chromosome 8, ASM39365v2, whole genome shotgun sequence genomic DNA:
agaactttgcagcaaagagagaatggatatttgtgttggtgtcttgtttaactggttgatgaccgaatattccttagcttgtatctttctccaaaggtcgTATGGACCAGTCTTAATGAGGGGCAGCCGATTGGAGgtctgcttgcttgattcagctagatgttcaggggtatagactctaccagttcttgtcataccctgtgctatgacagtttcttcaatcctgaccttgcctttccttctcgcctcggctgtatagtccaaaggtacaacatttgtatagaatggtgtcatgtttgacattgccactgggatcggcgtggctatccttactccgaatggaacatgtgccttgggtggcaaaactgcaacctcaaatggtacgGGTGCATTTACAAATTCAACCTTAATTGGTGCCGGTGTCTTTGCAGATGGTGTTGTTTTAAATTCAAGTGGTACATCGTCagacggttggatctggactataattggattaagagtaattgttagtttctttgggtcatcaccttctgtgatcaacccgattgatccctcgggatcccagtcatcttttatttcaatcatgtgaatacctccacccttatggtctggcagagggttgttgcggacagtTGGAGCAGGttcttttgccacaataatcttattGTCAATCAAAGACTGGATCATGTCTTTCAAtgaacgacattcatcgatggtgttccctttcatgccagagtggtatgcacaggatttgtttgggttaacccactgggaaggattttcaaGGGTTGCAGTATGgatggggtgacataaccagcagctttgagtttctcatacagctggtcaataggttcagcgatagttgtatattgttttggaggtctgcgatcaaaattaggtcgaggtctagggaaattttggcgtgcagggggtgattgataatgggatggttgggCATTATatgtttggtagacatgagcgggtagGGAgaatctgggtgaagtaggttgatatgcaGGAGGtagagatgactgataagttggtggcggagcttggtatgacggtgaaggtgcttggtaatttggagttggctggtatgtgagtggaggtgttgggtaagttatgtatttgaggggagacttggtcttttgtgcaaccatcacggcccctacgtcccttttcttggacacaccgtTGGActataaggccttatttgtagcttgcaaggcctcgaagtttgtaaccatactgcttttgataccttcttcaattccttcacccagtttgataatgtcggagaacttgtggttctcaatcatcatcagccgttcatattattgtgggtcctgagcccggacaaagaacttgttcatttgctcctcttctaaagtaggtctgaccttagcaacttcggacctccagcgagtaacATACTCGCAAAACATCTCTGTGgccttcttcttcaaattctgaatATAAAATACGTCTggcgcattctctgtattaaacctgaatctatccataaagtcagacgccataCCTACCCATCTTGACCagttcttgggatcttggctgatgtaccaggataatgcatctcctttcaaactcctcatgaacagcttcatgcagattctctcgtctttccctacttcaaccagcttgtcgcagtatgtcctcagatggaccatTGGATCACcggtaccatcaaacatttcgaacttaggaggtttgtacccctcgggtagttcaacatcaggttgtatgcaaagaaactcatagttcagccccttgATTTCTTTGCTTCCTTAAACACCTTGAAtccggctggtcaatttcttaagttcctcggccaacTTCCTATTAAGCAGATCCTTATCATTAGAttcaggtgtgcttgagataggttgggtgaagtgtggcatggtctccacgtagataagagtgttatggtggcctggtgcatgggtgtgaaagtggtcgtttgtggagttttggggttctgggatgagtagtggagtgttgtttggggtatgacaggtattacattggttctttggtggagcaataTGATGGTGAGGAGTGGGATTATTCtattgttttgggatattttgagggggtgtagggttttgagtgttggaaagttgatatATGGGGtactgagggaaaatgacaggcttgctagattctgaacctgatcgagctcttcttgaaaTTTTAATAGCTTCTGCTCAAGTTGTGACACGTTCTCGTTTGGCACCCGAATACCCTGGCTATCAGTGGCCTCAATCCGTTTAGTtgggttctccttcctgatgttgttcaaatcttccatcttgcctttgctCTTGTTTTttataggactaagaggaggagttgGTGGAGGGCCCTGGaactcgtggaataagatgacgatgccagagtgcacgaactacaCTTTTGGGGGGGggataataaaacaaaaatataaacaaaAGGTAACCTAGTTAGTAAGGATtacaaaaagtattgcaatatttaaatacATAGTACGgaaatgtaaatcgtgtcctaatttgggaacctctttgtgcccaaggtaggcttagcgacaaattgatttggagaacttagaatgctaaatgccttattttattgataaaaaatagacgaatccaaaaacaagaaataaaagttactaatggccattggccttattacatttataaagcgaaaaagataaattcctatctacttggtcccagaaggaccttccccagactcggcatcccTGGATCCGTCAAACAGCTTCCCAAACTCGCAAAGTCCCAGCAATAagtatgctctggctagatgtccgccttcgtTCCCTTTAGCCTTTTGacaatcttcaacccttttgagaaaatTTCTCTCCAATTCTACTATTCCTCGCTCTAAGTATCCTAGCCTTTtattggcactgacagccatatccttccattcctcaatcagcttttggttggactcttgtatctcgcagTGTTTGCTCTCGTACTCAAggatccttttgcgcagctggttgtacttgacttgcgcctcaaccttttcatctataattctgtgacctcgaacgaaccctggctggcccaaaccatcatgattgtcttccaaccaacctgaacAGAAAGGAGCACAACCAGCATAATAtttgtctggctcgatggtgtctttccccattacgatcttgcagtgccacatatgctgggcttggcacttgtagggactatcgtcattttggaagtcagctcagaaatggctcatcttgtcgaccctgggtataacttgcttcctaccagcttgcctcataaatcgaagagggacgtaagggtatgttcctcttagaccaattagTATCATGAAAGGTGCATCTTTGGATCGGGCAATGAACTCATCTGTCGGAAACCTCTCGAACATCCATGAGCCTGCTTTTCggtcagattatcaaatagctcaacccatcatttggcattctcaggctaagcgaacatgtcggggatgtaattcattcgctttggatggtggaaaatgttgtgatcatcccagtcccttcgttgaatttcttgtcggtgttcacccttttggagatgttccatgagccagagttgaagtagtaaattgcttccttcgaagtgttttgctcctcgttgacacttctctaaggctcaGCATATGTCTTCAATGATCTTGGGCACGATGCTGAATGTCTATCCACCAATCgcctccattagggtcttagttaccatagccagcctggtatggattctccctttcttcattggaaacacgatcaaactcaggaaacaaaacatgaagatgGAAACCCTATGATGGATGTGtcccaaggatgtgatggcaaactcatcagggtaggtacggtaggatttgctatgaccatacctttcatacaggtagtcaaaagggatgtatgattccttcaggcatgtcaattctgtattcttcttcaaacccatcattttaaggaaacccctacctttacggttctcaggcattagcaaacccAAAGTTTCTCACACTAGACCGGCCAGTCCTCATATCTCCTCCAAcaaaggtgtcatttcaatgtccccaaagtggAACACGACCCTTTAACAATCCCAAAATAATGTGGtagcttctatgatcatgttgttaggttggatctccatgagggatggtagatttcccAAATATTTTCTGACAAGAGTTTGTTCACTAGAGTGTAAATCTCTCCACTGGCTTAGCAATCTTggatggatgttggtgaccatgccgaatctggggacttcgtgcctcatatttctgcaagacaaataaggttaggcccttacccccaccagactcgactatttaatagcAACAATTAGCACGAAGCATTTAAGTCTCCAAATAAATACACAGAATGTGATGAatatccgtttgggtttagggaaacccagtggactttgaacaaggctatcttaaaggatcattatgtggacaacataaatgacccggctaggtttgaccatgatgcattcacaatttaaacagagtaaggtttctatggcattttagactggtacccttgagcggacaactca
This region includes:
- the LOC138875570 gene encoding uncharacterized protein, coding for MFDGTGDPMVHLRTYCDKLVEVGKDERICMKLFMRSLKGDALSWYISQDPKNWSRWVGMASDFMDRFRFNTENAPDVFYIQNLKKKATEMFCEYVTRWRSEVAKWVNPNKSCAYHSGMKGNTIDECRSLKDMIQSLIDNKIIVAKEPAPTVRNNPLPDHKGGVQIQPSDDVPLEFKTTPSAKTPAPIKVEFVNAPVPFEVAVLPPKAHVPFGGMTRTGRVYTPEHLAESSKQTSNRLPLIKTGPYDLWRKIQAKEYSVINQLNKTPTQISILSLLQSSETHKNALLKVLSEVYVPSNITGGEMANMVGQVLESHKITFHEDKLPLEGLGHNKALHITVQCEDYFITRILIDGGSSLNICPLVTLKKLGKGLNEIKEGAINVKAFDGSQRSTIGEIILQLQMGPTWFEVDFQVIDVPVSYNLLLGQPWIHAVGAIASTLHQAVKF